The following DNA comes from Acidobacteriota bacterium.
TGGTTTTATTATATGATAGTCTGAAAGCCTTTCTTTATAGTCCTTATACATTATAAAAATGGAAAGGCTTAACAAAAGGGAAGTTAAAAGAATGGCAATAAAAAATTTATAGCTCAGAAGGTTGCTTCTTATTTCATTTTTAACAATTTCTTTGATCATTAGCTTCTGTGTAGCCCTTTAGTCATTTAGCCCGTTAGCTCTAAAGCCAAAAGGCTAAATGGCTATCTTCATTGTTTATCTTGTCTCCATGTATTGAAGGTAGAGTTTCTCTAAATTCTCATGCTCTATCTCTTTTGAGGTCATCTCTGCAACTAAGTATCCTTCTTTCATTATTCCAACTCTATCTGCAATCTCCTTTGCACGGAATATGTCATGGGTTGACATGAGGACTGCTTTTCCCTCATCCCTTATCTCAAATAGAATCTCGAGGAACTCATGGGCAGCCTGAGGGTCTAAACCTGCTGTTGGTTCATCAAGTAACATATTCTCTGCATCCTTTGTAATTGCAATTGCCAGAGCTAACTTCTGTCTCATCCCTTTTGAGAAGTGTTTCACCCTTTTCTCAAACGCCTCCTCCTCCAGTCCTACTCTTCTCATAATGTTGAAATAATCCTTCTTGGTTAAATTCTTTTTTCCTCCTAATTTTGCAAAAAAATCGAGGTTCTGTGTTGCACGAAGGTTTCCGTAGAGCATGACATTCTCTGGAACGTAGGAGACATATCTTTTTGCTTCAAGGGGGTCTTTTGTGACGTCTATTCCGTTTATAAAGGCAGTTCCAGAGGTTGGAGGAATAAAATTCAGGAATAGATTTATCGTTGTTGTTTTTCCAGCTCCATTTGCACCTAAAAGGCAGTATATCTCCCCTTTTTTTACCTCCATGTTTAAATTATTCAAAGCCCTTGTTCTATCCTCATATACTTTTGTGAGATTTTCAGTTTTAAGCATATTCACCTCCTTGTTAGTTTTATCCCAAATACCACAATGCCCACTAAAAGACCTATGAGTAATGTTATCAGCACTGTTATACCCAGGATATTTGTTTTTGATGAGATGTGAATCCTTACGATCTTATCCTCTGATTCAATCCTTCTTCCAAAAGATGTGCATTCGGTCTTAATCTTTGGTTCATAATCTCCAACTGATACATCTACTGGGGGAAGAAACCTTATCTTAACGATTCTCTCTTTATCCTGTTCCAATGATTGAATTAAATCTGGCTCTACATCAGCTCTCCAGTTTAAAGGTAAATCCGTATATATTCTTATGTTATCCAATCTTCTTGTTCCTGTGTTTTTCACATTTACATCCATCTCCACATCCTCTCCCACTTTTATCTCATGGTATAGGTTTAAAGCTCCTACCTCAATCCTTCCTATTCCTCTGGGTATTATCTCAAGCCTTACTTTTCCTCCCTTTATGTCTTTTAGAATAGCCATTTTGCCCTCTGGTCC
Coding sequences within:
- a CDS encoding ABC transporter ATP-binding protein, with the protein product MLKTENLTKVYEDRTRALNNLNMEVKKGEIYCLLGANGAGKTTTINLFLNFIPPTSGTAFINGIDVTKDPLEAKRYVSYVPENVMLYGNLRATQNLDFFAKLGGKKNLTKKDYFNIMRRVGLEEEAFEKRVKHFSKGMRQKLALAIAITKDAENMLLDEPTAGLDPQAAHEFLEILFEIRDEGKAVLMSTHDIFRAKEIADRVGIMKEGYLVAEMTSKEIEHENLEKLYLQYMETR